From Pseudomonas fluorescens, one genomic window encodes:
- the rpoS gene encoding RNA polymerase sigma factor RpoS, producing MALSKEVPEFDIDDEVLLMETDVASDQTSNDGAATPSARVKSKHSASLKQHKYIDYTRALDATQLYLNEIGFSPLLSPEEEVHFARLSQSGDPAGRKRMIESNLRLVVKIARRYVNRGLSLLDLIEEGNLGLIRAVEKFDPERGFRFSTYATWWIRQTIERAIMNQTRTIRLPIHVVKELNVYLRAARELTQKLDHEPSPEEIANLLEKPVGEVKRMLGLNERVSSVDVSLGPDSDKTLLDTLTDDRPTDPCELLQDDDLSQSIDQWLSELTDKQREVVIRRFGLRGHESSTLEDVGLEIGLTRERVRQIQVEGLKRLREILEKNGLSSESLFQ from the coding sequence ATGGCTCTCAGTAAAGAAGTGCCGGAGTTTGACATCGACGATGAGGTTCTCCTGATGGAGACCGACGTCGCATCGGATCAGACGTCGAATGATGGGGCTGCTACGCCCTCAGCTCGCGTAAAATCCAAACACTCCGCCTCACTCAAGCAACACAAGTACATTGATTACACCCGGGCGCTAGACGCCACCCAGCTGTATCTCAATGAAATCGGCTTTTCCCCCTTGCTCTCACCGGAAGAAGAAGTACATTTTGCGCGGCTGTCGCAAAGTGGTGATCCGGCTGGGCGCAAACGCATGATTGAAAGCAACTTGCGACTGGTGGTGAAAATCGCCCGGCGCTATGTCAATCGGGGATTGTCATTGCTTGACCTGATCGAAGAGGGCAACCTCGGATTGATCCGGGCGGTAGAAAAATTTGATCCGGAACGCGGCTTCCGTTTCTCGACCTATGCAACCTGGTGGATTCGTCAGACCATCGAGCGCGCAATCATGAATCAGACCCGGACCATCCGGCTGCCGATTCATGTGGTCAAGGAGCTCAACGTCTACCTCCGTGCGGCACGTGAGCTGACCCAAAAACTCGATCACGAACCTTCCCCTGAAGAAATCGCCAACCTGCTGGAGAAACCGGTAGGAGAGGTCAAGCGCATGCTGGGCCTGAATGAGCGGGTTTCTTCGGTCGACGTCTCGCTGGGTCCGGACTCGGATAAAACCCTGCTGGACACCCTCACCGACGACCGTCCCACCGATCCCTGCGAACTGCTCCAGGACGATGATCTGTCGCAAAGCATCGATCAGTGGCTCTCTGAACTTACGGACAAGCAGCGTGAAGTGGTAATACGTCGCTTTGGTCTGCGTGGTCATGAGAGCAGCACGCTGGAGGATGTTGGTCTGGAAATCGGTCTGACGCGTGAGCGGGTAAGACAGATCCAGGTCGAAGGACTGAAGCGCCTGCGTGAAATTCTCGAGAAAAATGGATTATCAAGTGAGTCACTGTTCCAGTAA